The Ochotona princeps isolate mOchPri1 chromosome 26, mOchPri1.hap1, whole genome shotgun sequence genome contains a region encoding:
- the LOC131478035 gene encoding interferon alpha-inducible protein 27-like protein 2, producing MVLGALGFTAGGIAASSIASSMMSAAAVANGGGVAAGSLVATLQSAGAAGLAASTKAILGAAGAGLGALTARVGRGDILPAVKHTAEEDLLANPHPTRPWRSNMNTVICKHGSCLHFHVGGGRQDRVGLSPVDFVPLSQLSWRDQGRWQVDQARKQ from the exons ATGGTCCTGGGCGCTTTGGGCTTCACCGCGGGGGGCATCGCTGCCTCCTCCATCGCTTCCAGCATGATGTCTGCCGCGGCCGTGGCCAATGGGGGTGGAGTGGCTGCGGGCAGCCTGGTGGCCACGCTGCAGTCCGCGG GTGCTGCAGGACTCGCCGCATCAACCAAGGCCATCCTGGGTGCAGCTGGGGCAGGTTTGGGTGCCCTGACAGCGCGTGTAGGAAGAGGAGACATTCTCCCTGCAGTGAAGCACACTGCTGAAGAGGATCTCCTGGCAAACCCCCACCCTACACGACCCTGGAGATCAAACATGAATACAGTCATATGCAAACATGGCTCCTGTCTTCacttccatgtgggtggggggaggcaggacAGGGTTGGGCTGTCTCCTGTGGACTTTGTCCCCTTGTCCCAGCTGTCGTGGAGGGACCAGGGGAGATGGCAGGTGGACCAGGCCCGGAAGCAGTAG